A genomic window from Candidatus Palauibacter scopulicola includes:
- a CDS encoding SusC/RagA family TonB-linked outer membrane protein produces MLFRLSGRRRRASALAATAVSAWLFIGAAPLLAQGAVSGTVTDAESLAPVAGAQVFVAGTVIGTLSGPEGTYRLEGVPAGEQTVTVRLIGYRELSQTVTVASGQVASADFAVEQTALRLQDLVVTGVVGETPAVKLPFTVERLSAQDLPVPAADASSLLAGKAAGMSVVSGSGQPGQPASIMLRGPTSINSSGRSTSPLIVIDGVIQSEGASLSDVGALDIDHVEIVKGAAAASLYGSRAQNGVIEITTKRGTGLQTNSLSILARGEYGLGQLVGDIGLVRSHPYTMNASGTKFIDSQGSEVDFRDLNRAGFGSALLYNQINVGEPGTTSTAFANQAFPGELFDHMDTFFDPGETMDIYGAVTGRFGESSFRVSVDQFREAGVVSCSQCIDNLATLNADRVAQGLSAFDVGVPDDEGFERQNVRLNVDTRFGDLDIAASGFYSRSDQDDKAVSTGAFSRLTFMSPAIELTEVSSFDGYPDINADPQSIEANPLYLLAVNTSRDKRTRSMGSVDLNFSPAAFDWLTLEANASFDRTDFRDYTIRPKNERTSSASGTGELTGGSLREFNFTDEAINASVTLGASQTFMDGDVTVRGKARYLIEDQSFKSNGVFGSRFSVQDVPNFGAIIGETSGNNQVRSIKAEGLFGIASVDYQGKYILDGLIRRDGSSLFGPDERWQTYYRGSVAWRVAQEDFWNIDAIDELKLRFSLGTAGGRPNFYAQYETFGVAQGAIFPINLGNRALKPEFTTEREAGINFVFFENLGLDLTYAWQTTDDQLLQVPQAAFVGFSNQWQNAGEIAAQTYEVSLRYAAIDTQDMGLQFRLNWDKTKQEITRLDVPDYTVGTFFVSEGRPLGELWGEVLATSCADLSPVGVSASDCNANFQINDDGLLVYTGADDYTEGFSKKLWGTQGTVSTPDGDRTYRWGHPFFVEDYSPACIAKNPGDYEEKCRLTDFLPYGNTTPDFSASFATNFRFRNLSLNALLESSVGHSIYNNTAQWALRELRGEDVDQTGKPLELNKPTGYASVIYNVGSDNSWFREDGDWLKVRELSLGYTLPESVTSSVFGDVFDRVTLSAIGRNLFTFTAYRGYDPEVGRDGGEVGSATLNRVDSFGYPNFRTFTFSAELVF; encoded by the coding sequence ATGTTGTTCAGGTTGTCAGGACGGCGGAGGCGCGCGAGCGCGCTGGCCGCCACGGCAGTGAGCGCCTGGCTCTTTATCGGCGCGGCCCCGCTGCTCGCTCAGGGAGCGGTCTCGGGGACGGTGACCGATGCGGAGTCGCTGGCCCCGGTGGCCGGCGCGCAGGTGTTCGTTGCGGGAACGGTGATCGGTACGCTGTCGGGTCCGGAGGGCACGTACCGGTTGGAAGGGGTGCCGGCGGGCGAGCAGACCGTGACGGTCCGCCTGATCGGCTACCGGGAGCTGTCGCAGACGGTGACGGTGGCGTCGGGCCAGGTGGCCTCAGCGGACTTCGCCGTTGAGCAGACGGCCCTTCGTCTCCAGGATCTCGTCGTGACGGGGGTGGTGGGCGAGACGCCGGCGGTGAAGCTCCCGTTCACGGTGGAGCGGCTGTCGGCGCAGGACCTGCCGGTCCCGGCGGCCGACGCCTCCTCGCTGCTGGCGGGCAAGGCGGCGGGCATGTCGGTCGTCTCCGGTTCCGGCCAGCCCGGCCAGCCGGCCTCGATCATGCTGCGCGGTCCGACGTCGATCAACTCCAGCGGCCGGAGCACGTCGCCGCTGATCGTAATCGACGGCGTGATCCAGTCCGAGGGCGCATCGCTTTCGGACGTGGGCGCGCTGGACATCGACCACGTGGAGATCGTGAAGGGAGCGGCGGCGGCGTCGCTGTACGGTTCGCGGGCGCAGAACGGCGTGATCGAGATCACGACGAAGCGCGGCACGGGTCTGCAGACGAACTCGCTGAGCATCCTCGCGCGCGGCGAGTACGGTCTCGGCCAACTCGTCGGTGACATCGGCCTCGTGCGTTCGCATCCGTATACGATGAACGCGTCCGGGACGAAGTTCATCGACTCGCAGGGCAGCGAGGTCGACTTCCGGGACCTCAACCGCGCCGGCTTCGGCTCGGCCCTGCTCTACAACCAGATCAACGTCGGCGAGCCGGGAACGACATCCACCGCGTTCGCGAACCAGGCGTTTCCGGGCGAACTGTTCGACCACATGGACACGTTCTTCGATCCCGGCGAGACGATGGACATCTACGGCGCGGTGACGGGCCGGTTCGGCGAGTCGAGCTTCCGCGTGAGCGTGGACCAGTTCCGCGAAGCCGGCGTCGTGAGTTGCTCGCAGTGCATCGACAACCTCGCCACGCTGAACGCGGACCGCGTCGCGCAGGGCCTGTCGGCCTTCGACGTCGGCGTTCCCGACGACGAGGGCTTCGAGCGGCAGAACGTGCGCCTGAACGTCGACACGCGCTTCGGCGACCTGGACATCGCGGCAAGCGGCTTCTACTCGCGCTCCGACCAGGATGACAAGGCCGTCTCAACGGGGGCCTTCTCCCGACTCACCTTCATGTCGCCCGCGATCGAACTCACGGAGGTCTCGTCGTTCGACGGGTACCCCGACATCAACGCGGATCCGCAGTCGATCGAGGCCAACCCGCTCTACCTGCTCGCGGTCAATACCAGCCGGGACAAGCGGACGCGGTCCATGGGATCCGTGGACCTCAACTTCTCGCCGGCAGCCTTCGACTGGCTGACGCTCGAGGCGAACGCCTCGTTCGACCGGACGGACTTCCGGGACTACACGATCCGGCCCAAGAACGAGCGCACGTCCAGCGCCAGCGGCACCGGCGAACTCACGGGCGGCAGCCTGCGCGAATTCAACTTCACCGATGAGGCGATCAACGCCTCCGTGACGCTCGGCGCGAGCCAGACGTTCATGGACGGCGACGTGACCGTGCGCGGGAAGGCCCGCTACCTGATCGAAGACCAGAGCTTCAAGTCGAACGGCGTGTTCGGCAGCCGGTTCTCGGTGCAGGACGTGCCGAACTTCGGCGCCATCATCGGCGAGACCAGCGGAAACAACCAGGTCCGGTCGATCAAGGCCGAGGGACTGTTCGGGATCGCGAGCGTCGACTACCAGGGCAAGTACATCCTGGACGGCCTGATCCGTCGCGACGGCTCGTCGCTGTTCGGGCCGGACGAGCGCTGGCAGACGTACTACCGCGGCTCGGTCGCGTGGCGCGTGGCGCAGGAAGACTTCTGGAACATCGACGCGATCGACGAACTGAAGCTGCGCTTCTCGCTCGGCACGGCCGGCGGTCGCCCGAACTTCTACGCCCAGTACGAAACGTTCGGCGTCGCGCAGGGCGCGATCTTCCCGATCAACCTCGGGAACCGCGCGCTGAAGCCGGAGTTCACGACAGAGCGCGAGGCGGGGATCAACTTCGTGTTCTTCGAGAACCTGGGTCTCGACCTGACGTACGCCTGGCAGACGACGGACGACCAGCTGCTGCAGGTTCCGCAGGCGGCGTTCGTCGGCTTCTCGAACCAGTGGCAGAACGCGGGCGAGATCGCGGCGCAGACGTACGAGGTGTCGCTGCGCTACGCCGCGATCGACACGCAGGACATGGGCCTCCAGTTCCGGCTGAACTGGGACAAGACGAAGCAGGAGATCACGCGTCTGGACGTCCCCGACTACACGGTAGGGACCTTCTTCGTCTCCGAGGGTCGTCCGCTGGGCGAGCTGTGGGGCGAAGTGCTGGCCACGAGTTGCGCGGATCTGTCGCCGGTCGGCGTGTCGGCTTCCGACTGCAACGCCAACTTCCAGATCAACGACGACGGCCTCCTCGTTTACACCGGAGCGGACGACTACACCGAGGGCTTCAGCAAGAAGCTGTGGGGCACTCAGGGGACCGTGTCCACGCCGGACGGCGACCGCACGTACCGTTGGGGGCATCCGTTCTTCGTCGAAGACTACTCGCCGGCCTGCATCGCCAAGAACCCCGGCGACTACGAGGAGAAGTGCCGGCTGACCGACTTCCTGCCGTACGGGAACACGACGCCGGACTTCAGCGCGTCGTTCGCGACGAACTTCCGGTTCAGGAACCTCAGTCTGAACGCGCTCCTCGAGTCGTCCGTAGGTCACTCGATCTACAACAACACGGCGCAGTGGGCGCTTCGCGAACTGCGCGGCGAGGATGTGGACCAGACGGGCAAGCCGCTCGAGTTGAACAAGCCGACGGGCTACGCCTCGGTCATCTACAACGTCGGGTCGGACAACTCCTGGTTCCGCGAGGACGGCGACTGGCTCAAGGTCCGCGAGCTGTCGCTCGGCTACACGCTGCCGGAGTCGGTCACCTCGTCCGTGTTCGGGGATGTGTTCGATCGGGTTACGCTGAGCGCCATCGGGCGCAACCTGTTCACCTTCACGGCCTACCGCGGATACGATCCCGAAGTCGGCCGGGACGGCGGGGAGGTCGGGAGCGCGACCCTGAACCGCGTCGACAGCTTCGGTTATCCGAACTTCCGGACGTTCACCTTCTCGGCGGAGCTGGTCTTCTGA
- the folK gene encoding 2-amino-4-hydroxy-6-hydroxymethyldihydropteridine diphosphokinase, producing MTRPGRPSSGIDASLREVAIGMGSNLGSRIDHLRVAARRLARMVLIEPRFSRVYETAPAYGLDQPAYLNACCVGWTRLEPGALLASLKDLEARAGRDPDAPRYSSRPLDLDILLYANEVVETPRLAIPHAALAERAFVLLPLAEVAGAWRHPLLGRSVAELAAAADPEGVTVTELRLTEAADGGS from the coding sequence TTGACGAGGCCCGGCCGACCCTCCTCCGGCATCGACGCTTCGCTGCGGGAGGTGGCCATCGGGATGGGGTCGAATCTGGGTTCCCGCATCGACCATCTGCGCGTCGCCGCGCGGCGTCTGGCGAGGATGGTGCTGATCGAGCCCCGCTTCTCCAGGGTCTACGAGACCGCGCCCGCCTACGGGCTCGACCAGCCTGCGTACCTGAACGCCTGCTGCGTCGGCTGGACCCGTCTCGAGCCCGGCGCGCTGCTCGCTTCGCTCAAGGACCTCGAGGCGCGGGCGGGCCGCGACCCGGACGCGCCGAGATACTCCTCCCGCCCGCTCGATCTCGATATCCTTCTCTACGCGAACGAAGTCGTCGAGACGCCGCGCCTCGCGATTCCTCACGCCGCGCTCGCGGAACGGGCCTTCGTTCTCCTGCCGCTGGCGGAGGTCGCCGGCGCCTGGCGACATCCGTTGCTCGGGCGCTCGGTCGCCGAATTGGCGGCCGCCGCGGACCCGGAGGGCGTCACGGTCACGGAGCTGCGTCTGACGGAGGCTGCCGATGGAGGCTCATGA
- the aroB gene encoding 3-dehydroquinate synthase, which produces MSRRTLEVGAAGGGSYPIHIEPGLLGDAASVCREYAPAHRYAVIADSQVARLYGAGVVSGLEDAGLAADLFPFPAGEWNKSREQWAALSDRMLHARFGRDSAVVALGGGVAGDLAGFVAATYMRGVPVIQIPTTLLAMLDSSVGGKTGVDTEAGKNLIGAFHHPSAVLIDPAVLETLPRHQRCAGLAEAVKTAAILDVELWDWMVRGSSALSNGDPDASAELIERVVRHKAAVVGDDPLERGRREILNFGHTVGHALEALEGYKLLHGEAVAAGMRVESRLGELLGVTERGTSEQLAVLLEACGLDGDWETDREPTEIRGAMSKDKKARRDRVRCVFLARLGEVATDADGRHSFALGEEDLGQALATALRPAPGV; this is translated from the coding sequence ATGAGCCGTAGGACTCTGGAGGTCGGGGCCGCCGGAGGCGGGAGCTACCCGATTCACATCGAACCGGGCCTGCTCGGTGACGCGGCGTCGGTCTGCCGGGAGTACGCGCCGGCGCACCGATACGCCGTGATCGCGGATTCGCAGGTCGCGCGGCTCTATGGTGCCGGGGTCGTCTCCGGCCTGGAGGATGCCGGCCTCGCCGCCGACCTGTTCCCGTTTCCGGCGGGCGAGTGGAACAAGAGCCGGGAGCAGTGGGCCGCGCTGAGCGATCGCATGCTTCACGCGCGGTTCGGCCGCGACTCCGCCGTCGTCGCGCTCGGAGGCGGCGTCGCGGGCGATCTGGCCGGTTTCGTCGCGGCCACGTACATGCGCGGCGTTCCCGTCATTCAGATTCCCACGACGCTCCTGGCCATGCTGGACAGTTCCGTCGGGGGAAAGACGGGGGTCGATACCGAGGCGGGCAAGAACCTCATCGGGGCCTTTCATCACCCGTCGGCCGTGCTCATCGACCCCGCCGTACTGGAGACGCTGCCGCGGCACCAGCGCTGCGCCGGGCTGGCGGAGGCCGTGAAGACGGCGGCGATTCTCGATGTGGAGCTCTGGGACTGGATGGTGCGCGGGTCTTCGGCGCTGTCGAACGGCGACCCGGACGCGTCCGCCGAACTCATCGAGCGCGTCGTGCGGCACAAGGCGGCGGTGGTCGGCGATGACCCGCTGGAGCGCGGCCGCCGCGAGATCCTGAATTTCGGACACACCGTGGGCCACGCGCTGGAGGCGCTCGAGGGCTACAAGCTCCTCCACGGCGAGGCCGTCGCCGCGGGCATGCGCGTCGAGTCGCGTCTGGGAGAACTGCTCGGGGTCACCGAGCGCGGAACCTCCGAACAGCTTGCCGTGCTGCTGGAAGCGTGCGGGCTCGACGGCGACTGGGAGACCGACCGCGAGCCAACCGAGATTCGGGGCGCGATGTCGAAGGACAAGAAGGCGCGTCGGGACCGGGTCCGGTGCGTATTCCTGGCGCGGCTCGGCGAAGTGGCCACCGACGCGGATGGACGGCACAGCTTCGCTCTCGGCGAGGAAGATCTCGGGCAAGCGCTCGCGACGGCTTTACGGCCGGCCCCGGGCGTTTGA
- a CDS encoding class I adenylate-forming enzyme family protein — translation MPAEPSPTSTLSVAGLFARHAELSPHAPCIRAGGESWSYSRIAAQARALAVGLHNLGVEPGDRVAVQLPNWPEFVISTLAVAEAGAVLVPIGPNCSARELRFTLRNSEAAVAITAETWNGVDYLQRFENLLTRLPDLQYVVTVGEEDLWYDDRIFQFEDLVASGRGREVPPVEVDPRRDPCAILYTPGTTGAPKGVVLTHDNLVRTALATAARLELDADDRTLCVVPLPNIFGLTALLTTLGTGGTLVLQETFDATGALALAREHEATVVHGVPTMFVMMLRALERGRARPDSLRTGVIAGAPVGDDLVRDARRRLIPDLESAYGLTETSPTVSITTRSDPESKRAHTVGRPLEGVEVRVLDEAGGELPNESVGELAVRGFNVMHGYFRQPGQTRKTMTEDGFLKTGDLAMVDPEGYLHIVGRLSDVILRGGNSVHPAEIEAQLRSHPAVEEAVVLGIPNDVLGELICACVITAEGALITADEIRDFCHESLAEHRVPDLIHFLDELPEASSAQARRVSLARIVRAEAEQN, via the coding sequence ATGCCAGCCGAACCGTCCCCGACCTCCACGCTCAGCGTCGCCGGTCTCTTCGCCCGACACGCGGAGTTGAGCCCGCACGCGCCCTGCATACGGGCGGGGGGCGAGTCGTGGAGCTATTCCCGCATTGCCGCGCAGGCGCGCGCCCTCGCCGTGGGGCTCCACAACCTGGGGGTCGAGCCGGGGGACCGCGTCGCGGTCCAGTTGCCCAACTGGCCCGAATTCGTGATCTCCACCCTCGCGGTCGCGGAAGCGGGCGCCGTCCTCGTGCCCATCGGTCCGAACTGTTCGGCGCGCGAACTGCGCTTCACGCTGCGGAACTCCGAGGCGGCCGTCGCGATCACGGCGGAGACCTGGAACGGTGTGGACTATCTCCAGCGTTTCGAGAACCTCCTCACCCGGCTGCCGGATCTTCAGTACGTGGTGACGGTCGGAGAGGAGGACCTCTGGTACGACGACCGGATCTTCCAGTTCGAGGACCTCGTCGCGAGCGGCCGCGGTCGGGAGGTCCCCCCGGTGGAGGTGGACCCGCGCCGCGACCCCTGCGCGATCCTGTACACGCCCGGGACGACCGGAGCCCCGAAAGGGGTCGTCCTCACGCACGACAACCTGGTGCGGACCGCTCTCGCGACCGCCGCGCGGCTGGAGTTGGACGCCGACGATCGAACGCTCTGTGTCGTCCCGCTGCCGAACATCTTCGGGCTCACCGCGCTGCTCACGACGCTCGGCACGGGAGGGACGCTCGTGCTGCAGGAGACCTTCGACGCGACGGGCGCGCTGGCGCTCGCGCGGGAGCACGAAGCGACCGTCGTTCACGGCGTCCCGACCATGTTCGTGATGATGCTGCGGGCGCTGGAACGGGGCCGGGCCCGGCCCGACTCGCTGCGCACCGGGGTCATCGCCGGCGCACCGGTCGGCGACGACCTCGTGCGCGACGCGCGCCGTCGCCTGATCCCCGATCTGGAGAGTGCCTACGGCCTCACGGAAACCTCCCCCACGGTGTCGATCACGACCCGGTCGGATCCCGAGTCGAAGCGGGCCCACACGGTGGGCCGGCCGCTCGAGGGGGTCGAGGTCAGGGTGCTTGACGAGGCCGGCGGGGAACTCCCCAATGAGTCCGTGGGCGAACTCGCCGTGCGCGGTTTCAACGTGATGCACGGGTACTTCCGCCAGCCCGGCCAGACCCGGAAGACCATGACCGAAGACGGCTTCCTGAAGACCGGCGACCTTGCGATGGTGGACCCCGAGGGTTACCTGCATATCGTCGGCCGCCTGAGCGACGTGATTCTTCGCGGGGGTAACAGCGTTCACCCCGCCGAAATCGAAGCGCAGCTCCGGTCCCACCCCGCGGTGGAAGAAGCGGTGGTTCTCGGGATCCCCAACGACGTGCTGGGCGAACTCATCTGCGCCTGCGTGATCACCGCCGAAGGGGCCCTGATCACGGCCGACGAAATCCGCGACTTCTGCCACGAATCTCTGGCAGAGCACAGAGTGCCGGATCTCATTCACTTTCTGGATGAGCTTCCGGAGGCCTCCAGCGCACAAGCGCGCCGCGTGAGTCTGGCCCGCATCGTGCGCGCCGAGGCCGAACAGAACTGA
- a CDS encoding NYN domain-containing protein: MNDMYTRAPHRRPPADMAGAAALLIDFDNVTMGIRSNLGQELQNLLDSDIIHGKVAVQRAYADWRRYPQYIVPLSESSVDLIFAPAYGSSKKNATDIRLAIDALELVFTRPEIGTFILLSGDSDFSSLVLKLKEYGKYVIGVGLQESTSDILVQNCDEYYSYNRLSGLTSADDIQTVKHDPWELTSRAVARMAERGDVMRSDRLKQVMLEMDPGFDEKTAGFSRFNRFLSEAAKRDRIVLQKRENGQYDIGLPSGAPSGSSSGSSSGSSSGSSAAADAAFSGRETSTARSRSRRGRRGGSGRGRASAPKTSEGRAPAKTEKPPAKTAAKTTAKTTGASAVGLEGAYEALRRAVAELSRDGAPVRDSMAKRKLLQHDAAFDEGSFGFSKFSLFLRAAHDAGVVRMSRHDDGNHYLTVVAAPAAPARQAAEAASEPAATPDEAGGRSPLSAAARAARKTLGRFRRGPAARSEAAPSSKPDARSKPAAPSRSAARSKPAGPSKPDARKEAERPSTPASRSKPTPHGKPEPRRAPSSPAASADTQRQSRKPAQQRKAEPPRSERGGKDPSGAREAEATAKGRSDRSQADRSRPAEPRDRAAERRDRPKAREQQASPSREKETPKREPAASAPKQDPEVRDSRPAAQEKPPARDTAPARRTLGRYRSGSRGRTAAAGAAKKADAPRIGPVAAEEPATEERKPDAKRADVPARDKPAARKAGGAGRSARGTARSASKPASKPAGGPIGHMVRNYAGVGKRTAEVLFDHFGDRVFEVIDSEPARLTEVLSEGRAKAVREARRAELES; encoded by the coding sequence ATGAACGACATGTACACGCGGGCGCCTCACCGGCGCCCCCCCGCCGATATGGCAGGCGCCGCGGCGCTTCTCATCGACTTCGACAACGTGACCATGGGGATCCGGTCCAACCTGGGACAGGAACTCCAAAACCTCCTCGATTCGGACATCATCCACGGCAAGGTGGCCGTCCAGCGAGCGTACGCGGACTGGCGACGCTATCCCCAGTACATCGTGCCGCTCTCCGAGTCCTCCGTCGATCTCATCTTCGCGCCCGCCTACGGGTCGTCGAAGAAGAACGCCACCGATATCCGGCTCGCGATCGACGCGCTCGAACTGGTGTTCACGCGCCCGGAGATCGGAACCTTCATCCTCCTGTCGGGGGACTCCGACTTTTCCAGCCTCGTGCTGAAGCTGAAGGAGTACGGGAAGTACGTGATCGGCGTGGGGCTCCAGGAATCCACTTCGGACATCCTCGTCCAGAACTGCGACGAGTACTACAGCTACAACCGGCTGTCCGGGCTCACGTCGGCCGACGACATCCAGACCGTGAAGCACGACCCGTGGGAGCTGACGAGCAGGGCCGTCGCGCGCATGGCCGAGCGCGGCGACGTCATGCGGTCGGATCGCCTGAAGCAGGTGATGCTGGAGATGGACCCGGGCTTCGATGAGAAGACGGCCGGTTTTTCCCGCTTCAACCGGTTTCTGAGCGAAGCCGCCAAGCGCGATCGCATCGTGCTGCAGAAGCGGGAGAACGGCCAGTACGACATCGGCCTGCCGTCCGGCGCGCCATCGGGATCGTCGTCGGGATCGTCGTCGGGATCGTCGTCGGGATCGTCGGCGGCCGCCGACGCGGCATTCTCCGGGAGGGAGACCTCGACGGCCCGGAGCCGCAGCCGGCGCGGCCGCCGCGGAGGTTCCGGCCGCGGCCGCGCCTCCGCCCCGAAGACCTCGGAAGGGCGCGCACCCGCGAAGACCGAAAAACCACCGGCGAAGACGGCAGCGAAGACGACAGCCAAGACGACGGGCGCCTCGGCCGTCGGCCTCGAAGGTGCCTACGAAGCGCTGAGGCGCGCGGTGGCCGAACTCTCGCGGGACGGCGCCCCGGTCCGCGATTCCATGGCCAAGCGCAAGCTGCTGCAGCACGACGCGGCCTTCGATGAGGGCAGTTTCGGCTTCAGCAAGTTCAGCCTGTTCCTGCGGGCGGCGCACGACGCCGGCGTCGTCCGGATGTCGCGGCATGACGACGGCAATCACTATCTGACGGTCGTGGCCGCGCCGGCCGCGCCCGCGCGCCAGGCGGCGGAGGCGGCGTCGGAGCCGGCCGCAACCCCGGACGAGGCGGGTGGACGGTCGCCCCTGTCCGCTGCGGCCCGGGCCGCGCGCAAGACGCTCGGCCGCTTCCGGCGAGGGCCGGCGGCCCGCAGCGAGGCGGCGCCTTCAAGCAAGCCGGACGCCCGGAGCAAGCCGGCAGCCCCGAGCAGGTCGGCAGCTCGGAGCAAGCCGGCGGGCCCGAGCAAGCCGGACGCCCGCAAGGAGGCGGAGCGGCCGAGCACACCGGCGTCCCGGAGCAAGCCGACCCCCCACGGCAAGCCCGAGCCCCGGCGCGCGCCGTCGTCTCCGGCGGCCAGTGCGGACACGCAACGTCAATCCAGGAAGCCGGCTCAGCAGCGCAAGGCGGAGCCGCCTCGGTCCGAACGCGGCGGCAAGGACCCGTCCGGCGCGCGGGAGGCAGAGGCCACGGCAAAAGGCCGGTCGGATCGGAGCCAGGCGGATCGGAGCCGGCCCGCTGAGCCACGTGACCGGGCGGCCGAGCGCCGCGACCGGCCGAAGGCGCGGGAACAGCAAGCCTCGCCGAGTCGCGAGAAGGAGACACCGAAGCGAGAGCCCGCGGCGTCGGCGCCGAAGCAGGATCCGGAGGTCCGGGACAGCCGGCCGGCCGCCCAGGAGAAGCCGCCCGCCCGGGATACGGCGCCTGCCCGGCGAACGCTGGGGCGCTATCGGTCGGGGTCCCGCGGACGGACGGCCGCGGCGGGGGCGGCGAAGAAGGCGGATGCGCCTCGTATCGGCCCGGTGGCCGCTGAGGAGCCGGCCACGGAGGAGAGGAAGCCGGACGCGAAGCGCGCGGACGTCCCGGCTCGCGACAAGCCGGCGGCCCGCAAGGCCGGAGGGGCGGGCAGGTCGGCCCGCGGAACCGCGAGGTCGGCCTCGAAGCCGGCCTCGAAGCCGGCCGGAGGGCCCATCGGACACATGGTCCGCAACTACGCGGGCGTCGGGAAGCGGACGGCGGAGGTGCTGTTCGACCATTTCGGCGACCGCGTGTTCGAGGTCATCGACTCGGAGCCGGCGCGACTGACCGAAGTGCTCTCGGAAGGTCGGGCGAAGGCGGTTCGCGAGGCCCGGCGCGCAGAGCTCGAAAGCTGA
- a CDS encoding DNA-3-methyladenine glycosylase produces the protein MGADFLSRPAAEVARALLGCTVRSDCAGERTAGRIVETEAYTGPEDDACHAAERIGRTARNAPLFGPPGTAYIHRNYGIHWLLNVVTGPEGFPAGVLLRAVEPTEGLDVMRRRRGRAELTNGPARLAQALGVGPEMQGHRLDHPPLSLHWGEPVPEAAVHVTTRIGISRAADRPLRFYDRRSRWVSKR, from the coding sequence ATCGGCGCCGACTTTCTCTCCCGCCCCGCCGCCGAGGTGGCCCGGGCGCTGCTTGGCTGCACGGTGCGTTCCGACTGTGCGGGCGAGCGGACGGCCGGCCGCATCGTCGAGACGGAAGCCTACACCGGGCCCGAGGACGACGCCTGCCACGCGGCGGAGCGGATCGGCCGCACCGCGCGGAACGCGCCGCTGTTCGGGCCTCCGGGCACCGCGTACATCCACCGCAACTACGGCATCCACTGGCTTCTGAACGTGGTCACGGGACCGGAGGGCTTCCCGGCCGGCGTTCTCCTGCGAGCGGTCGAGCCCACCGAGGGTCTCGACGTCATGCGCCGCCGCCGCGGCCGCGCCGAACTCACCAACGGTCCGGCCCGGCTCGCGCAGGCGCTCGGGGTGGGTCCCGAAATGCAGGGGCACCGGCTCGATCATCCCCCGCTCTCCCTGCATTGGGGGGAGCCCGTCCCGGAGGCGGCCGTGCACGTGACGACGCGGATCGGGATCTCGCGCGCGGCGGATCGACCCCTCAGGTTCTACGATCGACGGAGCCGCTGGGTCTCGAAGCGCTGA